TCCTAAATATTTAGCCGCCGCCGATATCCTAGTCCTACCCAATACTTCCGAAGAAGCGATATCCAGGCTTTATACCTCCCCGCTGAAATTGTTTGAATATATGGCAGCACGGAGGCCTATCGTCGCCAGTGACTTACCTTCGATAAGGGAAATCCTGAATGAGGAAAACGCCTTGCTGGTGAAACCAGACGATCCAACTGCATTAGCTAACGGCATGAGAAGGGTAATCAGAGACGATGAGATGAGTCAGAAACTAGCTGGAAATGCCTTCCGGGACGTTCAGTTTTACACCTGGGAGAGGAGGGCGGCTGGAATATTAGAGTTTATGGATAAAAATGCAGAAGTGGGAAAAGTTCCTTGATGAATGCATCAGGGAAATAGCAAAGGAGAACAAAATTCTGGATATTGGCAGCGGTTCTCCCTTTCAGAAAGAGATGAGGGAGTATAAGGACTGCTTTTCTACTTCAAAGTATTACGCATTAGATTATGACTACAGTTATCACCCTGACATTGTTGGTGATATTCACAATTTACCTTTTAAGGATGGGTCAGTGGATGCGGTAATCTGCAAGGCTGTGCTTGAGCATGTCCCCGAGCCACAAACAGCGGTTGGAGAATGCCATCGGGTGCTGAGGAAGGGTGGAAAGATATTTGCTTATGTCCCATTCCTCCACGGCTACCACGGTGCTAAGAACTATAAAGATTATTACCGATTTACTAAAGACGGAGTGATGTATATGTTTCGCCATTTCAATGTGGTTAGAATTGTGGAGGTCAGGGGATATTTCAGTACCCTTTGCCTGTTTATTCCTATGAACAATTGGCTTATGCCGTTAACAAACTGGTTGGACCGCTTTATTGGCTATGGCGTTACTTCTGGCTATAATATATTTGCGAGGAAGTAGTAGAGTTGAAGCAGCTACTAACTAATAAGATAACCAGAGGTGAGTTGAACAAGTTTCTAAAGACCCATAGTGGCGCTGGAAAAACACTGAACATAGGAAGCGGTGGTTTACAAAGTAGTAACTATTTCCCAAATGTCATTGGCTTAGATATTAGTAAAGCAGCAACGCCGGACATTTTAGGTGATTCACATTATCTTCCGTTTAAGGAGGAGAGTTTCGATGTTATTTTGTGCACCGAGGTGCTTGAGCACCTGAAGCAACCCCAGAAAGCAATAGATGAAATGAGGAGAGTCGTGAAAAGGGGGGGGGAACTGCTTCTAACCACTCGATTTATCTTTCCCTTGCATGACACCCCATGTGACTATTTCCGGTACACTAAATACGGTCTAAGGTATCTACTAAGGGATTGGAACGTGGTTCAGATTACCGAAGAAACGGATACTATCGGGACCCTAGCTGTTTTGCTCCAAAGAATAGCTTATCAGTGTGAGGTTCTGCGTTTCAAACCGTTCAAAGGGCTTTTCCACTTGTGGGCACACTTAACAAAACGACTTGGATTCATAGTCACCAAAGAGTATGGTGTCTTCTATGATCGCATTCTTGAGCAGAAAATAATGACCTCGGGCTACTATGTTGTCGCCATCAAAATGTAGTAGGTGAGTTATGACAAAGGGGAAGTACATCCGAGGCGAATATGAACTCCGTGGCGAGTATCATAAGCAGCTGGACCCGGACTGGCCTTATTATCCTACATACTTGGCAAAGATGAAATTCATCAGAAGTTATCTATGTAAGATTCCTCTAACTTATAAGATTCTTGACTTAGGTTGTGGGGAAGGTATTCTGTTAGAAGAATTCAAAAATCTTGGTTACAATATCATTGGTTTAGATCAGAATTATTCCTCTGAGTTTGTCATAAGAGGTGACATAAAAGAAACACCGTTTCCTGATCATGATTTTGATGTGATACTCTGTCTGGACGTTATTGAGCATTTGGATTATGAAAGTCAAAGGTCAGCAATAGCTGAAATAAAAAGACTATTAAAAGACAAGGGTATAGCCATTCTTACCATTCCTAATCTAGCCCATTGTTACTCAAGGCTAAGGTTTCTATTAATTGGACAGCTTGACAGAACAGCTCGGATTGAGAAGCATCCTGGAGACAGACCAATTGCAGAGCACCTACAACTTTTAAGACAAGAAGGCTTTAAAGTTATCCAGCGCAAAGGGCTGTTTCCTACCCTGCCTGTAATTTATCAGCTAATCC
This DNA window, taken from Chloroflexota bacterium, encodes the following:
- a CDS encoding class I SAM-dependent methyltransferase — protein: MQKWEKFLDECIREIAKENKILDIGSGSPFQKEMREYKDCFSTSKYYALDYDYSYHPDIVGDIHNLPFKDGSVDAVICKAVLEHVPEPQTAVGECHRVLRKGGKIFAYVPFLHGYHGAKNYKDYYRFTKDGVMYMFRHFNVVRIVEVRGYFSTLCLFIPMNNWLMPLTNWLDRFIGYGVTSGYNIFARK
- a CDS encoding class I SAM-dependent methyltransferase — encoded protein: MKQLLTNKITRGELNKFLKTHSGAGKTLNIGSGGLQSSNYFPNVIGLDISKAATPDILGDSHYLPFKEESFDVILCTEVLEHLKQPQKAIDEMRRVVKRGGELLLTTRFIFPLHDTPCDYFRYTKYGLRYLLRDWNVVQITEETDTIGTLAVLLQRIAYQCEVLRFKPFKGLFHLWAHLTKRLGFIVTKEYGVFYDRILEQKIMTSGYYVVAIKM
- a CDS encoding class I SAM-dependent methyltransferase, which translates into the protein MTKGKYIRGEYELRGEYHKQLDPDWPYYPTYLAKMKFIRSYLCKIPLTYKILDLGCGEGILLEEFKNLGYNIIGLDQNYSSEFVIRGDIKETPFPDHDFDVILCLDVIEHLDYESQRSAIAEIKRLLKDKGIAILTIPNLAHCYSRLRFLLIGQLDRTARIEKHPGDRPIAEHLQLLRQEGFKVIQRKGLFPTLPVIYQLIQRWPSKTLWLYNLLNRLLPLANYCFLNILVVQKKASKI